From the bacterium genome, one window contains:
- a CDS encoding diguanylate cyclase yields the protein MNQDPKPKVLVADDEPTIVNFFIAALSDQGYEIESAANGTQAVEKAFSFLPDIILLDVVMPELNGFQVTEKLKADPATAGIPIILVTGLGSVEDKVQGLESGADDFLTKPFNLQEMLARVHSLVKLKKLQDQLKEMSARQPLPVHVKKVLASYRSHILIVEDDERITNICKSILGTGGYEVDIAPDGEEAQKYLRAAIPDLILLDLMLPGISGLDLLKQLKEDSVTKDIPVIIITALGDLKTKVKSFYMGVDDYLVKPVNSLELLARVKANIRKHLAQQELKYSLDETFQQSITDPLTGLYNRHYLDTVMDRELALFKRHGRIFSLMIMDIDNFKPINDNLGHLSGDQVLSGAARILKDEIRTSDLAVRYGGDEFIVIFSDTKEDQAMNIAQRIRAAVEQKKFLEGRDQTASVSIGLTQASEQDKSGEDIIKRADEALYQAKRAGKNRVVSLFGS from the coding sequence ATGAACCAGGATCCAAAGCCCAAAGTACTGGTGGCCGACGACGAACCCACCATAGTCAACTTTTTCATCGCCGCCTTAAGCGACCAGGGTTACGAGATCGAATCGGCCGCCAACGGTACCCAGGCGGTGGAAAAGGCCTTCAGTTTCCTGCCCGACATCATTTTACTGGATGTGGTGATGCCCGAGCTTAACGGTTTCCAGGTGACCGAAAAGCTTAAAGCCGATCCGGCCACGGCAGGCATTCCCATCATACTGGTGACCGGCCTGGGCAGCGTGGAGGACAAGGTGCAGGGACTGGAAAGCGGAGCCGACGACTTTTTGACCAAGCCCTTCAACCTTCAGGAAATGCTGGCCCGGGTGCATTCGCTGGTAAAACTGAAAAAACTGCAGGACCAGCTTAAGGAGATGAGCGCCCGCCAGCCGCTTCCGGTCCATGTGAAAAAGGTACTGGCCTCCTACCGCAGCCACATCCTGATAGTGGAGGACGATGAGCGGATAACCAACATCTGCAAATCCATATTGGGCACCGGCGGCTACGAAGTGGACATTGCGCCCGACGGCGAGGAGGCCCAGAAGTACCTGCGGGCCGCCATCCCCGACCTGATCCTGCTGGACCTGATGCTGCCGGGGATCAGCGGGCTGGACCTGCTGAAACAGCTGAAAGAGGACTCCGTCACCAAGGACATTCCGGTGATCATCATCACCGCCCTGGGCGACCTTAAGACCAAGGTCAAAAGCTTTTACATGGGGGTGGACGATTACCTGGTAAAGCCGGTCAATTCGCTGGAACTGCTGGCCCGGGTAAAGGCCAACATCAGAAAACACCTGGCCCAGCAGGAGCTGAAGTACAGCCTGGACGAGACCTTCCAACAGTCCATCACCGACCCGCTGACCGGGCTTTACAACCGCCATTACCTGGACACGGTGATGGACCGGGAGCTGGCATTGTTCAAGCGGCACGGCCGGATCTTTTCGCTGATGATCATGGACATAGACAACTTTAAACCCATCAACGACAATCTGGGGCATCTGTCCGGCGACCAGGTGCTGAGCGGGGCGGCCAGGATACTCAAGGACGAGATCCGGACCAGCGACCTGGCGGTGCGCTACGGCGGGGACGAGTTCATAGTGATATTTTCGGACACCAAGGAGGACCAGGCCATGAACATAGCCCAAAGGATAAGGGCGGCAGTTGAGCAGAAGAAGTTCCTAGAGGGCAGGGACCAGACGGCTTCGGTCAGCATCGGCCTGACCCAGGCCTCGGAACAGGACAAAAGCGGAGAGGACATAATAAAACGGGCCGATGAGGCCTTGTACCAGGCCAAAAGGGCGGGGAAGAACCGGGTGGTGTCGCTGTTTGGGAGCTGA
- a CDS encoding PAS domain S-box protein, translated as MIEQLINNYDYLAFAAGAGLLTIGLAIWLEASIAKVRLTGWLPALAVCLTGGLALWFESLADGQGTTMGVVLILFIITASYGLLLIRAVIRLRQDEPGSTRIKGGYFLLFYLALAAVIIFGYFTANYLGRQEEDEVKATLLLQSKAAAAAVNISRVKTLKGNESDLNNPDYLRLKDQLTQIRQSDLHCRFVYLMAIRAGDIIFLVDSEPPGSPDYSPPGQTYSEASQMLKEIFASGQAAIEGPSHDRWGYWVSGFAPVNPSREQTGNLVIMGLDLDAQQFLKAVSAQRRQGIIITLILILLLFSFFAGFTFLKSTAKKLETSEKQLRVVFDHAPEGIFIVEAQSHKILKANPYLSNWLGYDPAQLLNLRLDDIIEKDAAGVEDNIQTALKHGEVRVADRRYRRSDGSTVEVEATGAYIKYQNDDCILAFVKDISQRKKTEQALLEKNNTMNAITFSAQDAIIMMDPEGKISFWNPAAESILGYPGSEAMGKNLHQLIAPEKYRDAHAQAYSRFQQTGQGNAVGKNVELQAIRKDGKVIEVELSLSAVKIGQAWNAVGILRDISARKRSEGELRENEEKYRTLFDTAADAIELLDPSGNIMDCNKTHHGLLGYSREEVLGRASSDFLSPLGRSSELELRKSLMATGYAEGEVEARRKDGQGVTIWRKAQAFYGPQEKLEGFVVYSRDITEKKQAEIEIQHRIAFEELILDISTRFINVKLDEIDREINHALELIGGFVSADRSYIFQITKSGALMSCTYEWRAEGIEPLLETSRDIPCREYPMWMESLGAGKTIVIPDIELLPKEAGNEKAMLKNRGARAIVAVPLVFNDRLEGFLGFEYLKLIPAGIAGQANEQLLMVAGPIIVNAFLLKHYQAGLTQARDAADAANRAKSDFLASMSHEIRTPMNAIIGMSELLSESSLTEEQRQYVEIFRSAGNNLLGLINDILDISKIEAGQIELEQAPFSLTELMEGVSGVMAVPAHRKGLELSCRLAPETPVNLVGDQARLRQIVVNLAANAVKFTESGEVAISVRPASLGKNTCRLNFQVRDTGIGIPEGKTEKIFERFTQADSSTTRKYGGTGLGLAICKQLAEMMGGRIWVESQPGRGSVFAFEVDLGISDSAVYGASPEETPTIGLRSLVVDDNFTNRKILQETMEGLGSLVVTAADGLEALKILDAAAAANESFDLILLDNRMPGLSGFEVAEKIKSIKGLPEVQMMMLTSETGPGDIARARQTGISGYLVKPVKKADLQKALSKLLVKDPKVQDSIPPAPVIMPEGATENRRILVVDDSEDNLFLLQAFLKKLPYHLTTAHNGQEAVDQYQSQRFDIVLMDMQMPVMDGYTAVSKIRELERTGHKQRVPVIALTAHAMKEDEAKTLAAGCDAYISKPIAKQKLLDTISRYLGEPLT; from the coding sequence GTGATAGAACAACTAATTAATAATTACGATTATCTGGCCTTTGCCGCCGGAGCCGGCCTGCTGACAATAGGGTTGGCCATCTGGCTTGAGGCCAGCATTGCAAAGGTGCGGCTAACCGGCTGGCTCCCGGCTTTGGCGGTCTGCCTGACCGGAGGGTTGGCGTTATGGTTTGAATCGCTGGCTGATGGCCAGGGAACAACCATGGGTGTGGTGCTGATATTATTTATTATTACGGCTTCCTACGGACTTCTTTTGATCAGGGCGGTGATCAGGTTAAGGCAAGACGAGCCGGGATCAACCAGAATTAAGGGCGGCTACTTTCTGCTGTTTTACCTGGCGCTGGCCGCCGTAATTATTTTCGGCTATTTTACCGCCAATTATCTGGGACGGCAGGAAGAGGACGAGGTCAAGGCCACCCTGTTGCTTCAGTCCAAAGCGGCCGCAGCGGCGGTGAACATCAGCCGGGTAAAGACCCTGAAAGGCAATGAAAGCGACCTGAACAACCCGGACTATTTAAGGCTAAAAGATCAGCTAACCCAGATACGGCAATCGGACCTCCATTGCCGTTTTGTTTATTTAATGGCCATCAGGGCCGGGGACATAATATTTCTGGTTGACAGCGAACCGCCGGGGTCCCCGGATTATTCCCCGCCAGGCCAGACATACTCCGAAGCCAGCCAGATGTTGAAGGAAATATTTGCCAGCGGCCAGGCTGCCATTGAAGGCCCTTCCCATGACCGGTGGGGATACTGGGTCTCCGGATTTGCCCCGGTAAATCCAAGCCGGGAACAGACGGGAAATCTTGTGATAATGGGCCTGGACCTGGATGCCCAGCAGTTTCTTAAGGCTGTATCTGCCCAACGGCGGCAGGGGATAATAATAACGCTGATCTTGATATTGCTGTTATTCTCCTTTTTTGCCGGATTTACTTTTCTTAAATCCACGGCCAAAAAGCTGGAAACCTCGGAAAAACAGTTAAGGGTCGTCTTTGATCATGCCCCGGAAGGGATTTTCATTGTAGAGGCCCAAAGCCATAAAATCTTAAAGGCCAATCCCTACCTTTCAAACTGGCTGGGATATGATCCTGCCCAGCTGCTGAACCTTAGACTGGATGACATCATAGAGAAAGATGCCGCCGGAGTAGAGGATAACATTCAGACCGCCCTCAAACATGGCGAGGTCCGGGTGGCAGACCGGCGTTACCGCCGGTCCGACGGATCCACCGTTGAGGTAGAGGCCACCGGAGCCTACATCAAGTACCAGAATGACGACTGCATCCTGGCCTTTGTCAAGGATATCAGCCAACGGAAAAAAACGGAGCAGGCGCTGCTGGAAAAAAACAATACTATGAACGCCATCACCTTTTCGGCCCAGGATGCCATCATAATGATGGACCCGGAGGGAAAAATATCCTTTTGGAACCCGGCCGCCGAAAGCATTCTGGGATATCCCGGCAGTGAGGCGATGGGCAAGAACCTGCATCAACTGATAGCCCCGGAAAAATACCGGGACGCCCATGCCCAGGCCTATTCCCGGTTCCAACAAACGGGCCAGGGGAACGCGGTGGGAAAGAATGTGGAACTGCAGGCCATCCGAAAGGACGGGAAAGTGATAGAAGTGGAACTGTCGCTTTCGGCGGTAAAGATCGGCCAGGCCTGGAATGCAGTGGGCATTTTACGGGACATATCCGCCCGCAAGCGGTCGGAAGGGGAACTGCGGGAAAACGAGGAAAAATACCGCACCCTGTTCGATACCGCCGCCGACGCCATTGAATTGCTGGATCCCTCGGGAAATATCATGGACTGCAATAAGACCCACCACGGGCTGCTGGGATACAGCCGGGAGGAAGTGCTGGGCAGGGCATCATCTGATTTTTTAAGCCCGCTTGGCCGATCATCGGAACTGGAGCTTAGGAAAAGTTTGATGGCCACCGGGTACGCCGAAGGCGAAGTGGAGGCCAGGCGCAAGGACGGCCAGGGGGTGACCATCTGGCGCAAGGCCCAGGCCTTTTACGGTCCGCAGGAAAAGCTTGAGGGATTTGTGGTGTACAGCCGGGATATCACGGAAAAAAAGCAGGCCGAGATCGAGATCCAGCACCGGATAGCCTTTGAGGAGCTGATACTGGACATCTCCACCCGGTTCATAAACGTCAAGCTGGATGAAATTGACCGGGAGATAAACCATGCTTTGGAATTGATAGGGGGCTTTGTCTCGGCCGACCGCAGTTATATTTTCCAGATCACAAAATCCGGCGCCCTGATGTCCTGCACCTATGAATGGAGGGCTGAGGGGATAGAGCCGTTGCTGGAAACATCCAGGGACATTCCCTGCCGGGAATATCCCATGTGGATGGAAAGCCTGGGGGCCGGAAAGACCATCGTCATCCCGGACATTGAGCTGCTGCCCAAGGAAGCGGGAAACGAGAAAGCCATGTTAAAAAACCGGGGAGCCCGGGCCATAGTGGCTGTTCCTCTGGTGTTCAACGACCGTCTGGAAGGATTTTTAGGGTTTGAATATTTAAAACTGATCCCGGCCGGGATCGCCGGCCAGGCCAACGAACAGCTGCTGATGGTGGCCGGGCCGATAATAGTTAACGCTTTTTTGCTAAAACATTACCAGGCCGGACTGACCCAGGCCAGGGATGCCGCCGATGCGGCCAACCGCGCCAAGAGCGATTTTTTAGCCAGCATGAGCCACGAGATCCGCACCCCCATGAACGCCATCATCGGAATGTCCGAACTTCTGTCCGAATCCAGTTTGACCGAAGAACAGAGGCAGTATGTGGAAATATTCCGCAGCGCCGGGAACAATCTGCTGGGGCTGATCAACGACATCCTTGATATTTCCAAGATCGAGGCCGGGCAGATTGAACTGGAACAGGCCCCGTTCAGCCTGACCGAACTGATGGAGGGGGTAAGCGGGGTGATGGCGGTGCCGGCCCACCGCAAGGGTCTGGAGCTTTCCTGCCGGCTCGCCCCGGAAACACCTGTCAATCTGGTGGGCGACCAGGCCCGGTTGAGGCAGATAGTGGTCAATCTGGCCGCCAACGCCGTCAAATTCACCGAATCCGGCGAGGTGGCCATATCGGTGCGGCCGGCCAGCCTGGGTAAAAACACCTGCCGGCTTAACTTTCAGGTGCGGGACACCGGGATCGGGATCCCGGAGGGCAAGACGGAAAAGATCTTCGAGCGCTTTACCCAGGCCGACTCCTCCACCACCCGTAAATACGGGGGCACCGGGCTGGGCCTGGCCATCTGCAAGCAGCTGGCCGAGATGATGGGCGGCAGGATCTGGGTGGAAAGCCAGCCGGGCCGGGGCAGCGTTTTTGCCTTTGAGGTGGATCTGGGGATCTCCGATTCGGCGGTCTACGGAGCCAGCCCGGAAGAAACCCCCACCATAGGACTGCGCAGCCTGGTGGTGGATGATAATTTCACCAATCGCAAGATCCTGCAGGAGACCATGGAGGGCTTGGGTTCCCTGGTGGTCACCGCCGCCGACGGACTGGAAGCCCTGAAGATATTGGATGCAGCGGCGGCGGCCAATGAATCGTTTGACCTGATCCTGCTGGATAACCGGATGCCGGGGTTGTCGGGATTTGAGGTGGCCGAAAAAATAAAAAGCATCAAGGGTCTGCCAGAAGTGCAGATGATGATGCTGACCTCGGAAACGGGTCCGGGGGACATTGCCCGGGCCAGGCAGACCGGGATCAGCGGGTATCTGGTGAAACCGGTCAAGAAAGCCGACCTGCAGAAAGCCCTGTCCAAACTGCTGGTCAAAGATCCAAAGGTCCAAGACAGCATTCCGCCCGCACCGGTAATAATGCCTGAAGGCGCTACCGAAAACAGAAGAATATTGGTGGTGGACGATTCCGAAGACAATCTCTTCCTGCTCCAGGCCTTTTTAAAGAAGCTGCCCTACCATCTGACCACGGCTCACAACGGACAGGAAGCGGTGGATCAATACCAGTCGCAGAGATTCGACATCGTTCTGATGGACATGCAGATGCCGGTGATGGACGGCTATACAGCGGTCAGCAAGATAAGGGAGCTGGAACGGACCGGCCACAAGCAACGGGTGCCGGTGATAGCCCTGACCGCCCACGCCATGAAGGAAGACGAGGCCAAGACCCTGGCGGCCGGATGCGACGCCTATATTTCCAAGCCGATAGCCAAG
- a CDS encoding response regulator → MAKILIVEDDPDITRLMARQLSLAGHHVFVAIDAYQGINQVRKERPDLVVLDLKMPAGGGISVLRSIRTSLLYNFTPVVVVTALEDQELKKQVTELGVKSYLQKPLENGTLVQAVKDALEN, encoded by the coding sequence ATGGCCAAGATCCTGATAGTAGAAGATGATCCGGATATCACCAGGCTGATGGCCAGGCAGCTGAGTTTGGCCGGTCACCATGTGTTTGTGGCCATAGACGCTTATCAGGGTATTAATCAGGTGCGCAAGGAGCGCCCCGACCTGGTGGTACTGGACCTGAAGATGCCGGCCGGAGGCGGGATCAGCGTGCTTCGGTCCATCCGTACTTCCCTGCTGTATAATTTTACCCCGGTAGTGGTGGTGACGGCCCTGGAGGACCAGGAACTGAAAAAACAGGTAACCGAACTGGGCGTCAAGTCCTATCTTCAAAAACCGCTGGAGAACGGAACTCTGGTCCAGGCGGTCAAGGACGCATTGGAAAATTAG